One Setaria italica strain Yugu1 chromosome II, Setaria_italica_v2.0, whole genome shotgun sequence DNA segment encodes these proteins:
- the LOC101756570 gene encoding uncharacterized protein LOC101756570 — protein sequence MDSWTRSSFGTSRADHLMRKGLLCKRTVRDEWRFPGREDVLSPDGGYVVSFAHFHERGFATPPSRFFRGTHVLARVSREIGAAFLGRKHTTAQNVLAAVDFDLRFTYVLAGWEGSGHDALILNDALQREDGLRVPLGKFYLVHAGYAVRPGFLPPYRATKYHLREFGARVPWTPKELFNLRHSSLRITVKRAFGALKNRFRILDNKPFHPYKTQFKLLGMDDIDPVFEGIFEGFGGNGERTKVMSAFVLRRFTKLVRKGLKTDKGFKEELSGSNWDEENYMITLAPEHYKGHIKDHPKDAEYLNVSIKNFVQMQMIFGNGFATGRYAMGSNEALGQPFVEPKTMDVEADAPAIATATEATNDVESSRAKVGLGKRKRMGFAAAVHDAAHAEGYPGTYEACVNTPGFPKPLLMKALNHMTTNKASAIQFVKMSPEDRDLWMTSFLQDNNLL from the exons ATGGATTCCTGGACGCGCTCGAGCTTCGGTACCTCCCGCGCCGACCACCTcatgaggaagggcctcctctgcaaGAGGACCGTGAGGGACGAGTGGCGGTTTCCCGGGAGGGAAGATGTGCTGAGTCCGGACGGCGGCTACGTCGTCTCGTTCGCGCACTTCCACGAGAGAGGGTTCGCGACcccgccgagccgcttcttccgcgg GACTCATGTTCTTGCAAGAGTTTCAAGGGAAATCGGAGCTGCCTTTCTAGGAAGGAAGCACACAACCGCCCAAAATGTGCTTGCTGCTGTAGACTTTGACCTAAGGTTCACATATGTTCTGGCTGGTTGGGAGGGCTCAGGTCATGATGCACTAATCTTGAATGATGCTCTTCAAAGGGAAGATGGTTTAAGGGTGCCACTAG GTAAATTTTACTTGGTACATGCTGGATATGCAGTGAGGCCAGGCTTCCTGCCTCCATACAGAGCCACAAAATATCACTTGAGAGAGTTTGGTGCAAGGGTACCATGGACTCCTAAAGAGCTCTTCAACCTCAGGCATTCCTCCCTTAGGATCACAGTGAAGAGGGCTTTCGGTGCTCTCAAGAATAGGTTCAGGATCTTGGACAACAAGCCTTTCCACCCATACAAGACACAATTCAAATTG TTAGGGATGGATGACATTGACCCGGTCTTTGAGGGTATCTTTGAGGGATTCGGGGGCAATGGTGAGCGG ACAAAAGTAATGTCTGCATTTGTCCTCAGGAGGTTCACTAAGCTTGTTCGGAAGGGACTGAAAACTGACAAAGGTTTTAAAGAG GAGCTTAGTGGGTCAAATTGGGATGAAGAGAACTACATGATCACACTAGCACCAGAGCACTACAAAGGTCACATCAAG GACCACCCTAAGGATGCGGAGTACCTCAACGTTTCAATCAAGAACTTTGTTCAGATGCAGATGATCTTTGGAAATGGTTTTGCTACTGGAAGGTATGCAATGGGATCAAATGAAGCCCTTGGACAACCATTTGTTGAGCCTAAGACAATGGATGTAGAGGCAGATGCTCCAGCAATAGCGACAGCAACTGAAGCTACAAATGATGTTGAAAGTTCTAGAGCCAAGGTTGGCttggggaagaggaagaggatg GGGTTTGCAGCTGCTGTGCATGATGCTGCTCATGCTGAAGGGTACCCTGGGACATATGAAGCATGCGTGAACACTCCAGGATTCCCAAAACCTCTGCTGATGAAAGCTCTGAACCACATGACCACAAACAAGGCAAGTGCCATTCAGTTTGTCAAGATGTCACCAGAAGATAGAGACCTGTGGATGACAAGCTTCCTGCAAGACAACAACCTTCTATGA
- the LOC101761417 gene encoding prolyl endopeptidase, which translates to MLLLRKSVPLRLLSRRALNPFFLPPPSRPRRLSLLPRAAMGSVAGDAARLAYPPARRDDSVVDEYHGVKIPDPYRWLEDPDSEETKEFVAKQAELAETVLAGCPDRENLRREVTRLFDHPRHAAPFRRGNKYFHFHNSGLQAQSVLYMQDDLDGKAEVLLDPNTLSNDGTVALSTYSISEDGNYIAYGLSESGSDWVSIHVMSVSNKQSMPDKLSWVKFSSISWTHDGKGFFYGRYPAPREGGELDAGTETNINLNHQIYYHVLGSNQSEDILCWKDPEHPKYSFGASVTEDGKFIILGTYDGCDPVNKLYYCKISSLPRGIEGFRESQEMLPFVKLIDNFDAQYQVVANDGDEFTFLTNKNAPKNKLVRVNINNPELWTDVLPEHEKDVLESADAVNNNQLLVCYMSDVKHILQIRDLSTGNLIHQLPLEIGSVSEISCRREDKEVFIGFTSFLSPGIIYRCNLAPTIPEMKMFREISVPGFDRTSFQVKQVFVSSKDGTKIPMFIMSKKDVNLDGSYPTLLYGYGGFNISITPSFSVSRVVLCKNMGFVVCVANIRGGGEYGEEWHKAGALAMKQNCFDDFAACAEFLISSGYTSSRRLCIEGGSNGGLLVAASINQRPDLFGCALAHVGVMDMLRFHKFTIGHAWTTDYGCSDKEEEFQWLIKYSPLHNVRRPWEQSSGDHCEYPATMLLTADHDDRVVPLHSLKLLATLQHVLCTDAEDSPQTNPIIGRIDRKSGHGAGRPTQKLIDEAADRYSFMAKMLGAQWTE; encoded by the exons ATGCTTCTCCTGCGTAAATCCGTTCCCCTCCGCCTACTTTCACGCCGTGCTCTCAATCCTTTCTTCCTGCCGCCGCCatctcgcccccgccgcctctcGCTCCTCCCACGCGCCGCCATGGGCTCTGTAGCTGGCGACGCCGCCCGCCTAGCGtacccgccggcccgccgcgaCGATTCCGTCGTCGACGAGTACCACGGGGTTAAGATTCCCGATCCCTATCGCTG GCTGGAGGACCCGGACTCCGAGGAGACGAAGGAGTTCGTGGCAAAGCAGGCAGAGCTGGCTGAGACGGTGCTTGCCGGGTGCCCCGACAGGGAGAACCTGCGCCGCGAGGTCACGCGGCTGTTCGACCAcccgcgccacgccgcgccgTTCCGCCGCGGGAACAAGTACTTCCACTTCCACAACTCCGGCCTCCAGGCTCAGAGCGTACTCTACATGCAG GATGATTTGGATGGAAAGGCAGAGGTTCTTTTGGATCCAAATACTCTAAGCAATGATGGGACGGTTGCTCTTTCAACATATTCGATTAGTGAGGATGGAAACTACATTGCTTACGGATTAAGTGAAAGTGGTAGTGATTGGGTCTCTATTCATGTGATGAGTGTTTCTAACAAGCAGTCTATGCCTGACAAGTTGTCCTGG GTGAAGTTCTCTTCTATCAGCTGGACTCATGATGGGAAAGGGTTTTTCTATGGTCGGTATCCAGCACCTAG AGAAGGAGGGGAACTGGATGCTGGAACTGAGACAAACATCAACCTTAATCATCAGATATATTACCATGTTTTGGGATCCAATCAGTCAGAGGATATATTGTGCTGGAAAGATCCTGAACACCCTAAGTATAGCTTTGGTGCCTCAGTCACTGAAGATGGAAAG TTCATCATATTGGGCACCTATGACGGTTGCGACCCTGTCAATAAGTTATATTATTGCAAAATTTCTTCTCTTCCTCGAGGAATTGAGGGCTTCAGAGAGAGTCAGGAAATGCTTCCGTTTGTCAAGCTTATTGACAACTTTGATGCTCAATATCAAGTTGTGGCCAACGATGGTGATGAATTTACATTTTTGACCAATAAAAATGCCCCTAAGAACAAGCTGGTCAGGGTAAATATCAACAACCCAGAATTGTGGACCGATGTTCTTCCTGAGCATGAAAAAGATGTGCTTGAGTCAGCCGATGCTGTTAACAATAACCAACTGTTGGTGTGCTATATGTCAGATGTTAAGCATATTCTGCAGATAAGAGATCTTAGTACTGGAAATTTAATTCATCAGTTGCCTCTAGAGATTGGTTCTGTCTCAGAGATCTCCTGCAGAAGGGAAGATAAGGAAGTATTTATTGGCTTCACAAGCTTTCTTTCTCCAGGTATCATTTACAGGTGTAACTTAGCACCTACAATCCCTGAAATGAAGATGTTTCGGGAAATTTCAGTTCCTGGATTTGATCGCACAAGTTTTCAGGTTAAGCAG GTTTTTGTCTCTAGTAAGGATGGGACCAAAATTCCCATGTTCATAATGTCTAAGAAAGATGTCAATCTTGATGGATCATACCCAACTTTGCTATATGGCTATGGAGGATTCAACATAAGCATAACTCCTTCATTCAGTGTCAGTCGTGTTGTGCTATGCAAGAACATGGGTTTTGTTGTCTGTGTAGCAAACATTCGGGGCGGCGGAGAATATGGGGAGGAGTGGCACAAAGCTGGAGCACTTGCAATGAAACAAAATTGTTTTGATGACTTTGCTGCTTGTGCTGAATTCCTCATTTCTAGTGGTTACACCAGTTCCAGACGACTATGTATTGAAGGCGGAAGCAATGGTGGTCTTCTGGTTGCTGCTTCCATTAATCAA CGGCCTGATCTCTTTGGGTGTGCTCTTGCTCATGTTGGTGTCATGGACATGCTCCGTTTCCACAAGTTCACAATTG GTCATGCATGGACTACAGACTATGGTTGTTCAGATAAGGAAGAAGAGTTCCAATGGCTCATTAA ATATTCTCCCCTTCATAATGTGCGGAGACCTTGGGAACAAAGCTCTGGTGACCATTGCGAGTATCCAGCAACCATGTTGTTGACAGCGGATCATGATGATCGTGTTGTGCCATTGCATTCACTGAAGTTATTAGCA ACGTTGCAGCATGTCCTGTGTACCGACGCAGAGGACTCCCCACAGACAAATCCAATAATTGGTCGCATTGACCGCAAGTCAGGGCATGGAGCTGGCAGGCCAACTCAAAAACTG ATTGACGAAGCTGCAGATAGATATAGCTTTATGGCGAAGATGCTAGGCGCTCAGTGGACcgaataa